The Sulfurospirillum halorespirans DSM 13726 genome has a window encoding:
- a CDS encoding glycosyltransferase family 10 domain-containing protein, whose translation MQTYIRVKITERGSRSNQESTFKKQTSHSQGIWGKCQFTFDPLDQNYDWLVVLDDIASIVPHKIEPLQCPRENTILVTTEPSSISYYGRAFAGQFHYLITNHGEKTLPHPNAIRSQTGNTWFYGKTYDEILRVTNPTKTKKISTVCSNKQQGHTMHKLRYEFTQKLQEAVPELERFGKGFKWIDLKADALDPYEFHVAVENHIEKHVWTEKLADAFLGWCVPIYCGCPNVYDYFPKESVIQIDIHDIEGSIAKIKEIIEHEGEYERRFEAVKEARRRVLEEYNLLAMIDKIVQNSEPSILVPNQKIYSRRVMRVRHLSDLMRFFWFRIEGFMKTIRA comes from the coding sequence TTGCAGACCTATATTCGCGTTAAGATAACAGAGCGAGGAAGTCGTAGCAATCAAGAGAGCACCTTTAAAAAACAGACATCTCATAGTCAGGGCATTTGGGGAAAGTGCCAATTTACGTTTGATCCACTCGATCAAAATTACGATTGGCTCGTTGTCCTTGATGATATTGCCAGCATTGTCCCTCATAAGATAGAGCCACTGCAGTGCCCTAGAGAAAATACCATTCTTGTAACGACGGAGCCTAGTTCCATTAGTTACTATGGTAGAGCATTTGCAGGACAGTTTCACTATCTCATCACCAACCATGGTGAGAAAACGTTACCGCACCCCAATGCGATTCGTTCACAAACGGGCAATACATGGTTTTATGGCAAAACGTATGATGAAATCCTTCGCGTAACAAACCCTACTAAAACTAAAAAAATATCAACCGTCTGCTCAAATAAGCAACAAGGGCATACCATGCACAAGTTGCGGTATGAATTTACCCAAAAATTGCAAGAGGCGGTACCTGAACTTGAACGTTTTGGCAAAGGATTTAAGTGGATTGATCTTAAAGCAGATGCTTTGGATCCGTATGAATTTCATGTTGCCGTTGAAAATCATATTGAAAAACACGTTTGGACTGAAAAGCTTGCGGATGCGTTTTTAGGATGGTGTGTTCCCATTTATTGTGGGTGTCCGAATGTGTATGACTATTTTCCCAAAGAGAGCGTGATTCAAATCGATATTCACGATATTGAAGGCTCCATTGCGAAAATTAAGGAAATTATAGAACACGAGGGAGAATATGAAAGGCGTTTTGAGGCGGTGAAAGAGGCACGTAGACGCGTTCTTGAGGAGTATAATTTACTTGCGATGATCGACAAAATCGTGCAAAACTCAGAACCTTCCATCTTGGTGCCCAATCAAAAAATCTATTCAAGAAGAGTGATGAGAGTGCGGCACTTGAGCGACTTGATGCGATTTTTTTGGTTTAGAATAGAAGGTTTTATGAAAACCATTCGTGCATAA
- the gmhA gene encoding D-sedoheptulose 7-phosphate isomerase — MMEMIYNEIQAHKEVVEKTLSNLQSHIYTASIIAIEALKNGNKILLCGNGGSAADAQHIAAELSGRYKIERRGLAGIALTTDTSVLTAVGNDYGFDRIYDRQVEALAREGDVLIGISTSGHSKNVVRALSLAKHMGCRTIGLSGRDGGVMSEFCDINIIVPSEDTPRIQEMHIMIGHIICQAIDTHFKTNG; from the coding sequence ATGATGGAGATGATTTACAACGAAATTCAGGCGCATAAAGAGGTCGTTGAAAAAACACTTTCGAATTTACAAAGCCATATTTATACGGCTTCTATCATTGCGATTGAAGCACTGAAAAATGGCAATAAAATCTTACTGTGTGGTAACGGTGGAAGTGCTGCGGATGCGCAACATATTGCAGCAGAGCTCAGTGGACGCTATAAAATTGAGCGGCGAGGACTTGCGGGAATTGCTCTGACAACGGATACCTCTGTCTTAACGGCTGTTGGAAATGACTATGGATTTGATCGTATATATGATCGTCAAGTCGAAGCCTTAGCAAGGGAAGGAGATGTTCTTATTGGCATCTCAACGAGTGGTCACAGTAAAAATGTGGTACGAGCGCTTAGCCTAGCCAAACATATGGGATGTCGTACCATCGGTTTAAGCGGACGAGACGGTGGCGTGATGAGTGAATTTTGCGACATAAACATCATTGTCCCAAGTGAGGATACACCGCGTATTCAAGAGATGCACATTATGATCGGGCATATTATTTGCCAAGCGATCGATACTCACTTTAAAACGAATGGGTAG
- the rfaE1 gene encoding D-glycero-beta-D-manno-heptose-7-phosphate kinase, whose protein sequence is MKRNGTTQPHILVIGDMMLDHYLWGKCERISPEAPVQVVDIQRESTVLGGAGNVVNNLVSLGAHVSVASVIGDDLNGKELLETLLLQGLDTAGMVVQEGRKTSKKSRVIASHQQVVRYDSESKDDITETSAEALLAQCVAYIPKVDVILLSDYGKGVLTPNFTCKVIELAKKYQKPIFVDPKGDDYHKYSGATLITPNKKEASLATKIAINDDESLHKAGTLLKESLDLEYAIITLSEDGMAIFGEQFLKMPTVAREVYDVTGAGDTVLAALGYAYASGQSIQEAASFANKAAAVVVGKLGSATVTLDEIDAYEHSLRSATAESKLKSIEEITRLLQTKKHQKIVFTNGCFDILHVGHVKYLEVAKSFGDILIIGLNSDDSIKRLKGEHRPINTLEDRAYILASLESVSYVVPFEEDTPLELISVLKPDILVKGADYEGKDVVGSNIAKEVRLVQFIEGKSTTRIIERIHQK, encoded by the coding sequence ATGAAAAGAAACGGCACAACACAGCCTCATATTTTAGTTATCGGCGATATGATGTTAGATCATTACCTTTGGGGTAAATGCGAACGCATCTCTCCTGAAGCACCGGTTCAAGTGGTGGATATACAGCGTGAAAGTACCGTCCTTGGTGGGGCTGGCAATGTGGTCAACAATCTGGTGAGTTTAGGTGCGCATGTCAGTGTTGCAAGTGTGATTGGGGATGATTTAAATGGGAAAGAATTGCTTGAAACGCTTTTACTTCAAGGTCTTGACACAGCTGGAATGGTTGTGCAAGAGGGTCGCAAAACCAGTAAGAAGAGCCGTGTCATTGCCTCTCATCAACAAGTAGTGCGTTATGATAGCGAATCCAAAGATGACATCACTGAAACTTCAGCAGAAGCACTTTTAGCGCAATGCGTTGCGTATATACCCAAAGTAGATGTCATTTTACTCTCCGATTATGGCAAAGGTGTTTTGACACCAAACTTTACATGTAAAGTGATTGAGCTTGCCAAAAAATATCAAAAGCCTATTTTTGTCGATCCCAAAGGGGATGATTACCACAAATACAGTGGAGCGACGCTGATTACGCCCAATAAAAAAGAGGCAAGTCTTGCTACCAAAATTGCTATAAACGATGATGAAAGCTTGCACAAAGCTGGAACTTTACTCAAAGAGAGTTTGGATCTTGAGTACGCCATTATAACGCTCTCGGAAGATGGAATGGCAATCTTTGGTGAGCAGTTTCTTAAAATGCCAACCGTTGCACGTGAAGTGTACGATGTTACGGGTGCTGGCGATACCGTACTGGCAGCTTTAGGGTATGCGTATGCTTCTGGGCAAAGTATTCAAGAAGCGGCATCTTTTGCCAATAAAGCGGCCGCAGTAGTTGTGGGAAAACTTGGAAGTGCAACCGTCACACTGGATGAAATTGATGCGTATGAGCATAGCCTTCGAAGTGCAACGGCTGAGAGTAAACTTAAAAGCATCGAAGAGATCACACGCCTTCTTCAAACCAAAAAACATCAAAAAATTGTCTTTACCAATGGTTGTTTTGACATTTTACATGTAGGGCATGTGAAGTACCTTGAAGTAGCGAAAAGCTTTGGCGACATACTGATTATTGGGCTTAATTCGGATGATTCGATCAAGCGACTAAAAGGTGAGCATCGACCTATAAACACTTTAGAAGACCGAGCGTACATCTTAGCTAGTTTAGAATCGGTCAGCTACGTTGTTCCTTTTGAAGAAGATACCCCACTTGAGCTTATTTCTGTCCTTAAACCCGATATTTTGGTTAAAGGGGCTGATTACGAAGGCAAGGACGTTGTGGGAAGCAATATTGCCAAAGAGGTACGATTGGTTCAGTTTATTGAGGGTAAAAGTACGACTAGAATCATTGAAAGGATTCACCAAAAATGA
- the gmhB gene encoding D-glycero-beta-D-manno-heptose 1,7-bisphosphate 7-phosphatase: protein MQKAVFLDRDGVINIDKAYVSKIEDFEFCESVFEALRHFQKLGYLLIIVTNQSGIGRGYYSEEDFQKLTAWMRQELLHAKITIDAVYHCPHAPEVNCACRKPKSGMFKAAIKAFDIDVTHSWMIGDKPSDIEAAHGVGIEQTILLGCEHSPKAKYCVNFLLDTINFIK from the coding sequence ATGCAAAAGGCGGTATTTTTAGACCGTGATGGTGTCATTAATATCGATAAAGCCTATGTCTCTAAGATCGAAGATTTTGAATTTTGCGAAAGCGTTTTTGAAGCGTTGAGACATTTTCAAAAACTAGGGTATCTGCTCATCATCGTCACCAACCAGTCAGGCATCGGACGAGGGTATTACAGCGAAGAAGACTTTCAAAAACTAACGGCATGGATGCGCCAAGAACTTTTACATGCAAAGATCACAATCGATGCAGTTTACCACTGTCCGCATGCGCCTGAAGTGAATTGTGCGTGTCGAAAGCCTAAAAGTGGCATGTTTAAAGCAGCCATTAAAGCGTTTGATATTGATGTGACACACTCGTGGATGATTGGCGATAAACCAAGCGACATCGAAGCGGCACATGGGGTTGGGATTGAGCAGACAATCCTTCTTGGATGTGAGCACTCACCAAAGGCTAAATATTGCGTTAATTTTCTTTTGGATACAATTAATTTCATTAAATAA
- a CDS encoding tetratricopeptide repeat protein encodes MFRGIVAWVCVLSGLMGATHSVCEVERTDTQKAKESIEIILASEPTNTTCMLQLANIYLKLGKIAKGFEILVDAYSIDPHNVQNSRIATVLPFALKVTNLKQQAAKTNDKEIWNKLGDGYYEMGIFNEAAQMYKKSIQVDGFQHMIRLKLALSLQKNLQIYTAIEEVQKVLAKEPTHLYANYYMGKFLAYDLKNREEAKIFFSKAKNALIAQKDTFGYLEYTNLLSDITRELGE; translated from the coding sequence TTGTTTCGAGGGATAGTCGCATGGGTCTGTGTTTTAAGTGGTTTAATGGGTGCAACGCACAGTGTGTGTGAAGTTGAACGTACGGATACACAAAAAGCAAAAGAGTCGATTGAAATCATTCTTGCCAGTGAACCAACCAATACAACGTGCATGCTTCAGCTTGCCAATATTTACCTCAAACTTGGCAAAATTGCCAAAGGTTTTGAAATCTTAGTCGATGCCTACTCGATTGATCCGCACAATGTTCAAAACAGCCGTATTGCAACGGTACTTCCTTTCGCGCTTAAAGTGACCAACCTCAAACAGCAAGCGGCGAAAACCAACGATAAAGAGATTTGGAATAAGCTTGGTGACGGTTATTATGAAATGGGCATTTTCAATGAAGCCGCGCAAATGTACAAAAAAAGCATCCAAGTGGATGGGTTTCAGCATATGATTCGCCTCAAACTCGCCCTTTCCCTTCAAAAAAACTTACAAATTTACACTGCGATTGAAGAGGTTCAAAAAGTGCTTGCCAAAGAGCCAACGCACCTTTACGCGAACTATTACATGGGAAAATTTTTAGCATACGATCTTAAAAACCGCGAAGAGGCAAAGATCTTTTTTTCCAAAGCCAAAAACGCTTTAATCGCCCAAAAAGATACGTTTGGTTACTTGGAATACACCAATTTGCTCAGCGATATTACCAGAGAGTTGGGAGAATAG
- a CDS encoding c-type cytochrome — protein MKKICTILAIAAVTSLMAADGEAIYKSKCFSCHGDKASKAALNKSQIIAGWDAAKIIASVNGYKNGEGGPMKGVMKPIASGLSEDDLKAVSATIASYK, from the coding sequence GTGAAAAAAATTTGCACAATTTTAGCAATTGCGGCAGTAACAAGTTTGATGGCAGCCGATGGCGAAGCGATCTACAAATCGAAGTGTTTTTCCTGTCATGGAGACAAAGCTTCTAAAGCAGCCTTAAATAAATCACAAATCATTGCCGGTTGGGATGCAGCGAAAATTATTGCATCGGTTAATGGCTATAAAAATGGTGAGGGTGGCCCAATGAAAGGTGTCATGAAACCAATCGCAAGTGGTCTAAGCGAAGACGATCTTAAAGCCGTTTCTGCAACGATTGCTTCCTATAAGTAA
- the ccoS gene encoding cbb3-type cytochrome oxidase assembly protein CcoS, producing MDGWIVGMMLGASTLLGAFGLWALLWGIRSGQFDDHKKFIDGAQFDSEEALQDAVMMERKKADILKEKHKREKGYAPPD from the coding sequence ATGGATGGTTGGATTGTTGGGATGATGCTAGGGGCTTCCACACTTTTAGGAGCTTTTGGTTTGTGGGCGCTTTTATGGGGCATTCGTAGCGGTCAATTTGATGATCATAAAAAATTCATTGATGGTGCGCAGTTTGACAGTGAAGAAGCACTGCAGGACGCTGTCATGATGGAGCGTAAAAAAGCGGATATTTTAAAAGAGAAGCACAAAAGAGAGAAAGGCTATGCGCCTCCTGATTAA
- a CDS encoding heavy metal translocating P-type ATPase, producing MSKQRCDHCHLEYNASVLLQDTTFETPKFFCCKGCQGVYHLLKDEGLDTFYAKMGDETTLEPPKVNLDDTSRFDLDGFISKYVKTNKEGLNEIALIIEGIHCSACVWLNEKVLSKQEGIVEVSINYTNHKAKIVWDGAVIKLSQIIETIRSIGYNAYPYDPKSGEERATAQRREYYSKLLVGVFSTMNVMWIAIAQYAGYFTGMESNIKSILNFAEFILATPTLFYTGSIYFKGAYYGIKHRYVTMDFLVATGATLTYVFSLYAMFTRNAEVYFDSVTMIITFVFAGKYLEVLTKKKAVDTLDAFGSAMPSEVTIIKGDEKILTSVDSVEIGEIIEVRAGDKVAIDGIIVEGEGSFDLSRLNGESIPILSQKGDKILSGSICLDSVIRYQATNTFSSSMLSKLVTLLEDAMNKKPKIEKLANQISGYFSRAILFLAFSTLLFWFYQSGSFETGLIVAISVIVIACPCALSLATPVATLVGLGLAAKRGILFKEAGFIESMAKCDTLVLDKTGTITKGKPEVVETAYVQSFDRSLLYALVSSSTHPISQGIASFLKDSEESLHVKHLEQVKTVEAKGVKALFEGHTLLGGNAKMMNEEGVEFLIPSTLESLSHYFFAIDGILVAVFGLRDSLKEGARESIEALKKLGLEIVMLSGDHLSVTQAIAKEVGIEVYEAALLPHEKADYIEALRKQGKKVVMAGDGINDTLALSQSEIAISMGSGADVAVDVSDVVLTNDSVNSLYEAFVIARKSLRVVKENLLFSLLYNVITIPLAMSGHVIPLFAALSMSLSSLVVVGNSMRIKNVLKRS from the coding sequence ATGAGCAAACAACGTTGCGATCATTGCCACCTAGAATATAACGCCTCTGTGTTACTTCAAGATACAACTTTTGAAACTCCCAAATTTTTTTGTTGCAAAGGATGTCAAGGGGTTTACCACCTCTTAAAAGACGAAGGACTCGATACGTTTTACGCCAAAATGGGCGATGAAACAACCCTAGAGCCTCCTAAAGTTAACTTGGATGATACCAGCCGCTTTGATTTGGATGGTTTTATCTCCAAATACGTCAAAACCAATAAAGAAGGACTTAATGAAATTGCGCTGATTATCGAAGGTATTCATTGCAGTGCGTGCGTCTGGCTGAATGAAAAAGTGCTCTCCAAACAAGAGGGCATTGTTGAAGTCTCCATCAACTACACCAATCACAAAGCCAAGATCGTTTGGGATGGCGCGGTTATTAAGCTTTCCCAGATCATTGAAACGATTCGGAGCATCGGGTACAACGCGTATCCGTACGATCCTAAAAGTGGAGAAGAGCGCGCTACGGCACAACGCAGAGAGTACTACTCCAAGCTGCTCGTGGGTGTTTTTTCGACGATGAATGTGATGTGGATCGCCATTGCACAGTATGCAGGGTATTTTACGGGTATGGAAAGCAACATCAAAAGCATTCTGAACTTTGCGGAGTTTATTTTGGCAACGCCTACACTCTTTTACACGGGTTCGATCTATTTTAAAGGGGCGTATTATGGCATCAAGCATCGTTATGTGACGATGGACTTTTTGGTTGCCACGGGTGCGACACTGACCTATGTCTTTTCACTCTACGCGATGTTTACGCGCAATGCTGAGGTCTATTTTGACTCGGTGACGATGATTATTACCTTTGTGTTTGCAGGCAAGTATTTAGAAGTGTTAACGAAGAAAAAAGCGGTCGATACGTTAGATGCTTTTGGAAGTGCAATGCCGAGTGAAGTGACGATCATTAAAGGCGATGAGAAGATTTTAACGAGTGTGGATTCGGTTGAAATTGGCGAGATCATTGAAGTGCGAGCGGGCGATAAAGTAGCGATTGATGGCATCATTGTAGAAGGGGAGGGTTCGTTTGATCTTTCGCGGCTGAATGGCGAATCTATCCCCATTTTATCCCAAAAAGGCGATAAAATCCTCAGCGGTTCCATCTGTCTAGACAGTGTCATTCGCTACCAAGCGACCAATACATTCTCCTCCTCGATGCTCTCCAAACTGGTCACCTTGCTTGAAGATGCGATGAATAAAAAGCCAAAGATCGAAAAACTCGCCAATCAAATTTCAGGGTATTTCTCACGTGCCATTCTTTTTTTGGCGTTTTCAACCCTGCTTTTTTGGTTTTACCAGAGTGGTTCCTTTGAGACAGGCTTGATCGTTGCAATCTCAGTAATCGTGATTGCGTGCCCGTGCGCACTCTCTTTAGCAACGCCAGTGGCAACCTTGGTGGGGCTTGGTTTGGCGGCGAAGCGAGGCATTTTATTTAAAGAGGCGGGATTTATTGAGAGCATGGCAAAATGCGACACGCTCGTTTTGGATAAAACAGGAACGATTACCAAAGGTAAGCCAGAAGTGGTTGAAACAGCGTATGTGCAAAGCTTTGATCGTTCCCTTTTGTACGCCTTGGTCTCTAGCTCCACGCATCCCATTAGTCAAGGCATTGCAAGCTTTCTGAAAGACTCCGAGGAGTCTTTACATGTAAAGCATTTGGAACAGGTCAAAACCGTGGAAGCCAAAGGGGTGAAAGCTCTTTTTGAGGGACATACGCTTTTGGGTGGCAATGCTAAAATGATGAACGAAGAGGGTGTTGAATTTCTTATTCCTTCTACTCTTGAATCCTTAAGCCACTATTTTTTTGCTATCGATGGCATTTTGGTGGCTGTTTTTGGACTCAGGGACAGCTTGAAAGAAGGAGCGCGTGAGAGCATTGAGGCGCTTAAAAAACTCGGCCTTGAGATCGTGATGCTCAGTGGCGATCATCTCAGCGTGACCCAAGCGATAGCCAAAGAAGTGGGCATTGAGGTGTATGAAGCCGCCCTTTTACCGCATGAAAAAGCGGACTACATCGAAGCGTTGCGCAAACAGGGTAAAAAAGTGGTCATGGCAGGAGATGGCATCAACGACACGCTAGCCCTTTCTCAAAGCGAGATTGCCATTTCCATGGGAAGTGGCGCGGATGTCGCGGTCGATGTCAGCGACGTTGTACTGACCAATGACAGTGTCAATAGCTTGTATGAAGCTTTTGTGATAGCGCGCAAGAGCCTTCGTGTGGTCAAAGAGAATCTGCTCTTTTCCCTGCTGTACAATGTCATCACCATCCCTTTGGCAATGAGCGGGCACGTTATCCCTCTCTTTGCAGCACTTTCGATGTCGCTAAGCTCTTTGGTGGTGGTTGGAAATTCAATGCGTATTAAAAACGTTTTAAAAAGGTCGTAG
- a CDS encoding EAL domain-containing protein — MENTKKLYLKTGFFLALILCPIYIAISFHYTFLAYALLSVISTLCFFFVTKLQKSNAHLQSELRKNLYIDLNTKLPNRLKLLKDNKKLDPNIDSTLIIINIDSFQNTNNFYGHNFGDNFLKVIGEWLFHNLPPVDATLYKFEADIYAILIRVPFSEYNLKKYLKKISMKITKDRIICEEVEVDTTLSIGPHQGKKNILKLASIACKEAKNKRLPYMIYEKSSLKEAEYHHNMMMNHTLKEALAKDYVIPFFQPILNLHTNEIEKFETLMRIKKEDGTYYLPAEFLDVAKHSKIYSKLSMALIQKAFETFQISSNSFSINLSYLDMTNLVTTTFIIEKLEEFNVGPWVIFEILESDGIENYEAIAKFIDQVKSYGAKIAIDDFGSGYSNFERLTELRVDFIKIDGSLIKNIHQNEETKIIVKTIVNFAKELNIKTIAEYVHSKEVLECVQEIGLDYAQGFYIGKPDPKLPINA, encoded by the coding sequence TTGGAGAATACTAAAAAGCTCTATCTTAAAACAGGATTTTTCCTAGCACTGATCTTATGCCCTATTTATATCGCTATTTCGTTCCATTATACGTTTCTTGCGTATGCTTTGCTGAGTGTAATTAGTACGCTTTGCTTCTTTTTTGTTACAAAATTACAAAAAAGCAATGCCCATCTTCAAAGCGAACTGCGCAAAAATCTCTACATCGATCTCAACACGAAACTTCCCAATCGACTCAAGCTCTTAAAAGACAACAAAAAACTTGACCCCAACATTGATTCGACGTTGATTATTATCAACATTGACTCGTTTCAAAACACAAACAACTTTTACGGTCACAACTTTGGCGACAATTTTCTCAAAGTGATCGGTGAATGGCTTTTCCACAATCTTCCCCCCGTGGATGCCACCCTCTATAAATTTGAAGCCGACATTTACGCCATTTTGATTCGTGTCCCTTTTAGTGAATACAACCTCAAAAAATACCTCAAAAAGATCTCGATGAAAATCACCAAAGATCGCATCATTTGTGAAGAGGTTGAAGTCGATACAACACTTTCCATCGGCCCGCATCAAGGCAAAAAGAATATTCTTAAACTCGCTTCGATCGCCTGTAAAGAGGCTAAAAACAAACGCTTGCCTTATATGATTTACGAGAAAAGCAGCCTCAAAGAAGCAGAGTACCATCACAATATGATGATGAACCACACCCTCAAAGAAGCGCTTGCCAAAGACTACGTCATCCCTTTTTTCCAGCCCATTTTGAACCTTCACACCAATGAGATTGAGAAGTTTGAGACACTGATGCGGATCAAGAAAGAGGATGGAACCTACTATCTGCCTGCTGAGTTTTTAGACGTTGCGAAACACTCAAAGATCTACTCAAAACTTTCGATGGCATTGATTCAAAAGGCGTTTGAAACCTTTCAAATCTCCTCCAATAGCTTCTCTATCAACCTCTCTTACCTTGATATGACCAATCTTGTTACCACCACCTTCATCATCGAAAAGCTCGAAGAGTTTAATGTGGGACCTTGGGTTATTTTTGAGATTTTGGAGAGCGATGGTATTGAAAACTACGAAGCGATTGCCAAATTTATTGACCAAGTGAAGTCGTATGGGGCGAAGATTGCGATTGATGATTTTGGCTCAGGCTACTCCAATTTTGAACGATTGACGGAACTTCGGGTTGATTTTATTAAGATTGATGGAAGTTTGATTAAAAATATCCATCAAAACGAAGAGACCAAGATTATCGTTAAGACGATCGTCAACTTTGCCAAAGAGCTCAACATCAAAACGATCGCAGAGTATGTTCATTCCAAAGAGGTTCTTGAGTGTGTTCAAGAGATCGGGCTTGATTATGCGCAAGGCTTTTACATCGGCAAACCAGACCCAAAACTTCCTATTAATGCCTAA
- a CDS encoding DMT family transporter: MHVYLLLVLCVLFWSANFVLGRFVAGAIEPLELAFFRWLGVWLLMLPFLLLHVKRIWAALKSHFGILLLLSALGIASFNTLLYVGLQHTTATNALLINSSIPIIIVFLSSLILKSTISHKQMLGIVLSTLGVVFLVLKGNVMSLHSLSLNPGDFWVIASSLCWASYSVLVKFRPQSLSSMEFFITTVSLGVPMLLPFYVAQGYSLEREIVIITQYTWVIVYVVIFTSILSYYLWHKGIAHIGAYKTGQFTHLMPLFGSFLAYIFLGERLEWYHLGGVVLIFGGIYLCLHVTKKGIVRH, translated from the coding sequence ATGCACGTTTATCTACTTTTGGTGTTGTGTGTACTCTTTTGGTCCGCCAACTTTGTCCTCGGGCGTTTTGTCGCAGGCGCTATTGAGCCCTTAGAGTTAGCGTTTTTTAGATGGCTGGGTGTTTGGCTTCTGATGCTTCCGTTTTTACTCTTACATGTAAAGCGTATTTGGGCAGCACTGAAAAGCCATTTTGGCATTTTACTTCTCCTCTCAGCCCTTGGTATTGCGAGTTTTAATACACTTTTATACGTTGGTTTGCAACACACGACCGCAACGAATGCGCTGTTGATCAACTCCTCCATTCCCATCATCATTGTGTTTCTCTCTTCGCTGATCCTCAAATCTACCATCTCACACAAGCAGATGCTAGGCATCGTGCTCTCAACGCTGGGTGTCGTCTTTTTAGTGCTCAAAGGCAATGTGATGAGCCTTCACTCTTTAAGTCTCAATCCAGGCGATTTTTGGGTGATCGCTTCATCGCTTTGTTGGGCGAGTTACAGTGTTTTGGTCAAATTTCGCCCTCAAAGCTTGAGCAGTATGGAGTTTTTTATCACCACGGTGAGTTTGGGTGTGCCCATGCTTTTACCCTTTTACGTGGCGCAAGGGTACTCTTTGGAGCGCGAAATAGTGATTATTACGCAGTACACGTGGGTGATTGTGTATGTGGTGATTTTTACGTCGATTCTTTCGTATTACTTGTGGCACAAAGGCATTGCGCACATTGGAGCCTATAAAACAGGGCAATTTACCCATTTGATGCCACTGTTTGGCAGTTTTTTAGCCTATATTTTTTTAGGGGAACGTTTAGAGTGGTACCATTTAGGGGGCGTTGTTTTGATCTTTGGTGGGATTTATCTCTGTTTACATGTAACGAAAAAAGGGATTGTTAGGCATTAA
- a CDS encoding HD-GYP domain-containing protein: MLYQLNVRELTYVLCEALDYVGIDDIMHGKRVAYIACEIGKQLGWRESKLDKVMMMAMLHDCGVSSTGVHHAIVSQLDWEDSYIHCAKGASLLKEVPLYSDFVEVIAFHHTHWEAFCPYVNEEIKLYANLIYLADRIDALRSQFGAHLYHEKETIRSIIQHHTPSMFSPLLCDAFKEASHTEFFWYYLESTALPYYFKEWVDQGEIQAVPFDILKKIALIFSGIVDAKESMQKERTLNVASLARYIARLAGLSLRDQECLELSALLHDLGKLRIPDNIATKTAPLSDEESIHLRRQGFDAQIILGQIKGFEKIAKIVAMHHEPLYSKRLFPTKSETYATPLEVTILTIATTFERGQSEEATALLAQMVETYQLEKSIISNVEAYFLFSS; this comes from the coding sequence ATGTTATACCAACTTAATGTACGAGAACTCACCTACGTGCTCTGCGAAGCACTTGATTATGTAGGGATTGATGACATCATGCACGGCAAACGTGTCGCGTACATTGCGTGTGAAATCGGTAAACAACTGGGCTGGAGAGAGTCAAAGCTTGATAAAGTGATGATGATGGCGATGCTGCATGATTGTGGGGTCTCTTCGACAGGCGTGCATCATGCGATTGTGAGTCAATTGGACTGGGAAGATTCGTATATTCATTGCGCCAAAGGGGCTAGTTTGCTCAAAGAAGTGCCTCTGTACAGCGATTTTGTCGAGGTCATCGCGTTTCATCACACCCATTGGGAAGCATTCTGTCCCTATGTCAATGAAGAGATCAAACTCTACGCCAATCTGATTTACCTGGCGGATCGTATCGATGCTCTGCGTTCTCAATTTGGAGCGCATCTGTACCACGAAAAAGAGACGATTCGTTCCATCATTCAACATCATACACCTTCGATGTTTTCGCCACTACTCTGCGATGCGTTCAAAGAGGCGTCTCACACGGAATTTTTTTGGTACTATTTAGAATCAACGGCACTGCCGTATTACTTCAAAGAGTGGGTTGATCAAGGCGAAATTCAAGCAGTACCCTTTGATATTTTGAAAAAAATAGCTTTAATCTTTTCAGGTATCGTCGATGCAAAAGAGTCGATGCAAAAAGAGCGCACCTTAAATGTGGCGTCTCTTGCGCGCTACATTGCGCGCCTTGCAGGACTTTCGTTGCGTGACCAAGAGTGTCTCGAACTCTCCGCACTCTTACACGATCTAGGCAAACTGCGCATTCCAGATAACATTGCTACCAAAACAGCGCCATTGAGTGATGAAGAGTCTATTCATCTGCGACGTCAAGGATTTGATGCGCAGATTATTTTAGGGCAGATCAAAGGGTTTGAAAAAATTGCTAAGATTGTCGCCATGCACCATGAGCCGCTCTATAGCAAACGACTCTTTCCCACTAAAAGTGAAACGTATGCCACACCCCTAGAAGTCACTATTTTAACCATTGCGACGACCTTTGAGCGTGGGCAGAGCGAAGAAGCGACTGCTTTGCTTGCACAGATGGTGGAAACGTATCAGTTGGAAAAGAGCATTATCTCAAACGTCGAAGCTTACTTCTTATTTTCATCGTGA